The Amycolatopsis sp. NBC_01480 genome segment GGCGGCCACGGAGCCACCGGTGGCGGCGAGGCCGCGGTTGCCGCCGCTCTCGACGATGACGGAGACGGCGATCTGCGGGTTGTCCGAGGGCGCGAACGCGGTGTACCAGGCGTGCGGCGGGGTGTTCTTCGAGTCGGTGCCGTGCTCGGCGGTGCCGGTCTTCGACGCGATCTTCAGCGCCGGGTTCTTGCCGCCGCCCGCGGTGAAGCTCTCCGACGCGATCATCATGTCGGTCATGATCGCCGCGTTCGCCGAGGTCAGGGCCGGCGTGCCGGTCAGCTGCTCGGGCTCGGTGTCCTCGATCGTCGACAGGTCCGGCGCCAGGATGGACTGGACCAGCTGCGGCTTCATCGCCATGCCGCCGTTGGCCACGGTGGCGGAGAGGATGCAGTCCTGCAGCGGGGTGATCCGGACGTCGCGCTGGCCGATGCCGCTCTGGTACAGCGCGCCCTGCGAGTCGAGCGCGCCGACGGTGGAGGTCGCCACCTTCATCGGCACGGTCAGGTTGTTCTGGCCGATGCCGAAGTTGGCCGCGGTCGCCTTCATCTTGTCCGCGCCCAGCTGGCCGGCGAACGTCGCGAACGGCACGTTGCACGAGTGCGCCAGCGCCTCCTTGAACGTGTTGCCGGGGCAGGTCTCGCCGGCGTAGTTCTCCAGCGTGGTGTTGGTGCCGGGCAGCGTCACGTTCGGCGCGTTGGACACCGGGGTGTCCGGGCCGATCCCGGCGGCCAGCGCGGCCGAGCCGGTGACCAGCTTGAACGTCGACCCCGGCGGGTAGGTCTCCGAGATCGCCCGGTTCAGCATCGGGTTCTTCGGGTCCTTGGAGTACTGCGTGTACGCCGTGGTCTGGTCCTGCGTGTGCACCGCGAGCTTGTTCGGGTCGTACGAGGGCGTGGACACCATGGCCAGGATGCGGCCGGTCTTGGGCTCCATCGCGACGACGGCACCGGTGTAGTTGTGCTGCGTCATCAGGTCGTACGCGGCCTTCTGCACCTTCGGGTCGATCGTCAGCTTCACGTTGCCGCCACGCGGGTCGCGGCCGGTGATCATGTCCGACAGCCGGCGCACGAACAGCCGCGGGTCGGAGCCGTTGAGCACGTCGTCCTCGGTGCGCTCCAGGCCGCCCGCGCCGTAGTTGATCGAGTAGAAACCGGTGACCGGCGCGTACATCGGGCCGTCGGTGTAGGTGCGGGTGAACTTG includes the following:
- a CDS encoding peptidoglycan D,D-transpeptidase FtsI family protein translates to MNTPLRKVGMAMLVMIVLLLANDTYIQVVKADAYRTDSRNQRVLYDEYSRQRGQIVAPDGTVLAGVQASNDKFKFTRTYTDGPMYAPVTGFYSINYGAGGLERTEDDVLNGSDPRLFVRRLSDMITGRDPRGGNVKLTIDPKVQKAAYDLMTQHNYTGAVVAMEPKTGRILAMVSTPSYDPNKLAVHTQDQTTAYTQYSKDPKNPMLNRAISETYPPGSTFKLVTGSAALAAGIGPDTPVSNAPNVTLPGTNTTLENYAGETCPGNTFKEALAHSCNVPFATFAGQLGADKMKATAANFGIGQNNLTVPMKVATSTVGALDSQGALYQSGIGQRDVRITPLQDCILSATVANGGMAMKPQLVQSILAPDLSTIEDTEPEQLTGTPALTSANAAIMTDMMIASESFTAGGGKNPALKIASKTGTAEHGTDSKNTPPHAWYTAFAPSDNPQIAVSVIVESGGNRGLAATGGSVAAEIGRAAIAAHLGGG